The nucleotide window TTTTGACTTACAAAAGGTGTCCTAAATATTAGCCAGAAGGTGCAAATGATAACTTGAATTCCAGTGCAGGTGACCACAGTGGGAATAGGTTTATACATGCATTTCAGGAAATTCTGAAGTTTGGGATCAAAGCTGAAAGCTAGTAAAATTTTTAGTGACtttattaaaatacatgaaatgCAGAGTGTAAAACTTATGCCAAAGAGTGCTTGCCTAGTTTTACATTTGAATTCGGTGGGTACATCTATGAAGAAGATagtgcttaaaaaaattaagaagtgGCTGAAAAGAATAATATAGCAGACAGTCAGACCACCAGATGCCTTTACAACCGGTGTGTCCAAGTTTTTGGTGAATATTACACAAATggacaaaaccagcacaaccccaaaagcagagaggaggaggaggaagacagCAAACCAGTCAGTCCAGGCAAGGAAATAGATTGTCTTTCTGTAGCACGTGGAGCTGTTGGTGGGAGCCCAGTAGGTTTTGTTGTTACATCGGTAGCAGTAATCCATatctggaagcagaaaaaaaggaaccCGAAGTCAATAAACGGCAAAGTGGATTGTAGGGGCTTGAGCTACAGGAGCATCGTGGGGAAGGATGCTGAAGGGAAAAGGTGGGTCTGAGTGCTTCTGACTCGGCTGTGGCTGTCCAGGGGGAGGAGCTGCGGGGCAGCGCTGGCTGCGgtggcagtggcacagagaGCCAGGACAATGCCTGGAGCTCCCTGCCAGATGGGAgcaagccctgcctgcagccaggggcAAGGAGGGAAAATGACCAGCGCTCTAAAACTGTCTTGCTCATCGCTGACCAGTGAAACGTGGCCTGGACAGGGCTCTGGACAGGCAAACTTTAATTTAAATCTGAACAATGACTCTAGAGAAATCaattttcttgcaaaaatttgaactatttttctttcatttgtctATTTTAACAAGAAAACACCCTAATATTCTGTTTACAGatagcttttaaaatacaacatCGAGAACAAACACTGCTTTAGATCATGAtttgaaaggtatttttattttgcaactCCTATTCTCTGCTATGGAGAAATTTAACAGTTAATCGAATataaagataaatttaaatttttttctgctcttagGATATTAAAAGTACATGctactttaattttctttattccaTCTCTCTTCTCCatatttaattttcccttttaaaagaTTTTGCTTAAACCAGCAGTAAGGTATACATTAGATTTGCTGTACAGTTACATCAAATTACACAGCACTCTGTGGTAAGACACAAAATATGCTGCTAGGCAAAATACATAACCCTTGAACTTCATAGAGTCATAGACTTGTAGAATGGTTTTGGATTGGAAGGCACTTTCAAAAACCATCTAGTCCCAATTCCAGttatggacagggacacctttcactagaccaggctgctcagagctccatgCAGCCTGGCCTTGATCACTTCTAAGAATGGGGCAACCACAATAACCTTTCTGgacagcccattccagtgcctgaccaccctcaAACCCAAGATATTGCTCCTTACTGGACTGAATGTACTTTGGAAAGACCGGGAGGAAAGGCTCTTTTTAATGAGAGTAAATCTCACTGATAAATCAGAATTTCCATCCTAGCAAAGGGCAATGCTAGTCAGCTGAACAATCTAATTATTTTAAGAAGTAATTTAAGAAGCACAGGAAATTGATcacaaacaaatatttaaatccCATTCCAAAGCGTAACCCAAGTTTCTCAAGGCACATTATATCCAAGCACAACAATTGCATTGATGcaaaaataaacctttattTGGATACAAATTTTTTACCTGTTTTGTTGCTGTAATGGTTTTCTGGGCAGTAAATACACTCATAGCAGCATGTGTGTGGACTTTCTGTAACCTTTTTCACCTGGCCTggcctgcagtgctgggagcatgTTGACTGAATCTTCTGCAGTGtgcagatggaaaagaaaaagagatcaTAATCTCAGGTACAGTTAATTATAAGGGAACATTAATATAAACCTCCAGAATTTTTGCAatttgtattttggtttttttttgtataatatattttaaggaAATCTGAAAATTATGTTGAAAATGAGACATTTTAGGGTCCATGTTTCTTGCAATTTCTCCACACAGTCAATGAGCAATAGAATGGAGCATTATTtaactgatatttttatttttaggccCTGAATGCTAATCCCTGGATTTGTTTGTAACTTAAAGATCCAGACCAAAGTCTTTCACTCAGCTTTGAACCTGTACTTAGACCACAGAGGATCATCACAGAATGCACAGAAGCATCTGATGGGGAATTTGAGCGAGCTGCTCCACGAATAGATCCTGAtactctgctcagctgctcaggaGGGAGGTCTGAGGGACCTTGGCCTGAGGCAGACACTTTGGAAGGTCTGACTCCCCTGACCCTTGCCAGCCTATCCCTGAGTCATGAAGCTCATGGATATGGGATCAGGGCCTTCACTTCTCACTTCCAAAGACAATTTTTTGTCAAACAGTCTGTCCTGAGGCACACTGCAATCTTCTTTCCTTCCAAGATGGTTTTTACACACCACAAAGTGGGACGAGGTTTGAGGTTTCCTTCTGTCCTCAGTTAATTTCACACAAGGACACCAGAATTCAGGCCACCTAGTAACTGCCTCTCCCTGTCCCATTAGTGGGAATGCcttgcagcacagagctgtgccatgaACCCAGACATCCCCCATGCACAGAGGACAGACTGTCCAGCTGGAACTGGCCAGGGCCACCCACTGCTCCTGTCTACACCAGTGCTGGGGCTCCAGGTGGCACCACCTACTCATGTTGCTGACCCCAGCTCTAATGGggcaaataaaaaacaaaacttttttcttttttcttttttttttttttttttttttttttttaacaataaagTCAACGTATCTGAAtcttcatgtaaaaaaaaaaaaaaaaaaagaggtggtACATAAGTGAGGGCTTTTTTTATACActcttttaaattttgaaatccCTTTGTAAGATTTTGGAATAGAATTCTAAGGACAGATATAACCTTCTAGGGGCATtctggagaaataaataaattttgtattACTGAGCCTGCTTATAGGCTAACATGCATCTCAGGGTGCATGAAAAGGGTTGAATAAAGTCAGAAAGGATTCTTTGCTCTAAGAGGAGAACATTAAACCACACAAAAGATTTCTCGCTGATGCATGCTTCAGTTGCatgtgctgcaggagaaaaaaattatctgaaacaTATTTCACACTTTATGTCAACAAATTAAAAGTTACCTTTAAAGccagaaaatctttttttttctcttcatcctCAAAGATAAAGCCACCTTTGTCTGCATCGTATTCTGCCACAGTGGTGATTTCCATGTGGCCATcaatttctttccaaagcagGACATCATAACTGATGTTCATATCTCCATTGGAGTCAAACTTGACTTCCTTATCATCATCAATGATTACAACTTTTTTAAGTTCTTCAAGGAGCTGCACATAAGTGTAAGGAATGATAACATATACCAGTATCATGTCAGTGAGATAAAATGAGTAGTTTAACATACATATGATAATATCAAgttaaagaaaatgcttttagaGCTaagataaatattaaaattcagattaattttGTTTACAGAATTACATCATACAGACAACCCTGCTGGCCTTAAAAATCTattactaaaataataaaaaataataaaatcataataatttttttttccaagccttGAAAATTTTGATGTGATGTTCggagaggaaatatttttgcattcaaTAACTAAGAATCTTTTGGCACTCCCCTTCTTGCAAAGAACAGTGGTGGGCAGTGCTCCTGTTTTTTATTGTCAGCAGAGTCAATCTGGGCAACATTTGCTTCCAGAGCAAACTCCCCTAGCATGTCTGGAAGTATCTAGCACTGTTCCCAGCTGTGACTCTGACTGAAACTGTGTGTGGCAAGGTGAGACTCAGAACTGTTAATAATCAATGAACCATATATGCCAGTTTGCTCAGATGAGGAGATCAATGGCACAATAAACATCAAGGCCATATTTGATAGGTCACAGGAACTACCAAACCAAGGATGCTTTGTTAAGGCAACTGTCAGCTTCATATTGCAATCCATTCTGTTCAACAGGGGAAAACTTTTGTCTCCCTCATGACAGACAGATCAAACAAGGTCTGTGTGAATCCAGAAAAGGACAAGTTAAGGCACAGATAGATCATAGAAGTACTCCCAATAGCTGCCATGGTTCTTAATTGAAGCAAAAGCTATACTATTTTTCAGGCCTAGTGATTTTTGGCAATAGTAATTAActgtcaagaaaaaaattcaatgtttGCTGAAAAGCTGAGTTCAGCTGCATTTGAAAAGCATGCTCTTACATTTGTGATATTCAGAGCATTTAACAAATGTGCTGACAGGCATACTACCTCAAAAGGCTTTGTCAAATATATGAAACACATCTGGTGTATATAATATGCCATTTTTTTATGtgtaatgtaatttttttgagCACCTATATAATTTATGAAGAACTGGGGCATTTCTAAGTGATTTGATTGGTGCATTTTACTTGGATGATGCATAGTTATGTGGAACCgaataggattttttaaattgtatatATTCAGACTAGTAATTTAATACTGCTCCACTTTTTCAATTTGTCTAACAGTATGAGAACACCAGAACTTTTTGAATACATCCAGAGCTTCAGACAGAAGACAGAATTTAGCAGCATTTTGGTGCAACTGGTTACTATTTTTGCAAAGTCTATAACAACAATCACTCCATTGTTTCCCTGTATGTGGAGATGTATGATATGGATTATTTGGATCCCAAGATTTTCCTGTACATATATATCTCCCTTCCTAGACGGTTGAATTTTCATGTAGAAGAAGCATGTTATGAAAATATCACGGGGGAAATAATTATCTCTTTCAGTTCTCTCCATGAGTGCTTAACttaaaagaagttttaatttgGATGGTTTTGGATTTAGTTCAGTTATAATGTAAATGTAGCTCTGTAAACCTGCATTCCTACAAAGTAGCCCTGAATTTGTCTCATTAGAGTTTACTAATTCATGTAAGAGTTTGATTGTTACTGGATTATTGgctggttggggttttttccaaacCCCATATCTTGGTTTGACCTGCCCTGACCTAGGATAAGAGGTCAGAGCAAATCAGAATAGCAAATCAGAGTTCTTCAGAGGTTGTTTGACTTTTGTCAATGAACATTTGTTAAATCCTCTGAGTAAAAGTGTGTAAAAGTGAATAGTCCTGGGCATGTTCTTGGGTAAAAGGTCAGGCCAGGTTTACTTGTctgatttttcctcttcttttgcCACCCAGGAGTGTGATAACGAGTACCTCACCTATCTTAAAGATTATGTCTTCATATATAAGTCAAGATCAGACAGAGGTATAATGTATTGCATTTTCAGTTTCAAGTAGAAACTCATTTTAGAGGCAAACACTTGAATTAAGACAAAACAGACACAATggtgagagaaagagagagaaggaaatgaaactGTTTGGTGATTGCTCCTATCCTGCATCATCCCCATCTCTCAAGAGCACTCATGATGTGTATCACAGTGGTTTGCAGCATTGGGACCAACCACTAGTAGTTGAATAGCTGATAAAAAGTAATTTAGTAAAAGGACCAGGCTTTTTTCTCCAGGAATATGGGAGCAAAAATGCAATGAAAGTTAGGCAGAGAGAATGAGACCTGAAAGAATTAGCATCATACCTCCCAGGGAGTGAAGGCAGAGGGATCCCTGCAGTCTCTGTCTTTGCACTGCCCTTTAATGGCATGAGCTATAGCATAGACTGCAAGTGTGGTACTACGGATAAATCCTGGTTCAACGTTAGCACTCAAAAAATCATCTCTCCAGATCTGAGGTTTACTCCCATCATTTTCCAATAGATTATCCTGGGACTGGCTTGCAATGCACTTTTGAAAATCATGATATTCCAGGTGTGCACAGACTGACGAAAGTATAACATATTCACGCAAAAACTTGTTGTTTTCAGTGGGCTTTTCATGAAGGTTTCTCAGAAACTCTTGGAATGAGGAGATGTCTCCACTTTTAAATCCAAATCCCACAACTGTTCCCAACTGTCTGATGTTGGGAATTGTACTGATCTTGACTGCACCTGACCAGTTATCACTTGCAATCCAGATTTTATTAACATTCCTCTCAATCGCCTTCTTGAATAGTTTGAGCACATGAAACTGTCTCATAAAGACAACAATAACATTCACTCTTGTTTCCTTGACAATCTTCTCAATTGCATGATCAACTTTGGTGTGAAAGGTGCTGTCAGAGAGATAGGCTGGCAGCATCTCTTTGAAAGCTATGCAAACGTTGTTTGCCATGGCCTGGACCCCAAAGCTCTCCAGAGCGAACCGCCCATTGTCATCATCAGTGGCGATTACTCCGATCCAGTTCCACCCAGATTCACAGATCAAGCGAGTCATTGCTCTTGTCTGGTGAAAATCACTGGGGATAGTCctgaagaaagaaggaaacctGATTTTGTCACTGAGGATTTCAGCTGATGATGCAGGACTGACCTAGGAAGAGCGAACAATTCAGTTATGGATGCGGTCTCATCCAAAGGATGCCAAGAGATCCAAAGCTGCCGTGACTGCTCTTTCTTCCCACCTGACCTgggctccctcctcctcctgagaGTGAGCATCAACAAATTGCAGCCAAAGAGGGCAGGTTCTCTCTCCCTACTCTTAGGATGCAGACTTGTGCCCAGTACCagttacacattttttttcactctcttcCACATAATTCAGTGATGGCCAAGAACAAAATCTTTCAAAATGGATATGACAGTAATGATGGTATAAAATACTTTGGGTTAGATACCATCAACATGCTCTTTGAGTCTCTACTCAAATTGCTATACTCTTATATTTTGTAGTATTTTCCTATCACTGAGTGTGTTAATATGgttcacatatatatatacatatatatatatacacatatgtatgtATTTCTCAccaatatttaattattatatttCAAAAGGATCATTACATCTGTTGGAAGAACCTCACAGACAAATAAACAGTAACCAATAATACCAAATGCTAAAATTCTTTCATATGAAAGATTCATTATCTTTTTCTTATGAATGTAGccagaaaaacattaaaagaacaTTGCAATTTAAATCTCTCTGGTTTCaatcctttcttattttttgctGGAACTTTTTCACCTCTATATATATTGCTTGAAagatcttaaaaaataaatgtaagcTTTCCAAAACGAGAGTCACCTGTCTGGAGGGAATACCAAAATCTTACGGTGGCAGAACACTGCAGATGCTATTGATAAGAAAAATCTATTGGGTCCCATTTTCCATCTATCCCctactgcagatttttttagtCACTTGCCTTTTGATTATGTTCAAGTGTAGCATTTTAGTTTTCATACTTACTACAGTTCCTGTGGTGGCGTTGGAGATCAGAATTACTTCCTACCATTGCAGAGGAGAAGATTCAGTTAGAAGTTATCTTTAGTTCAGATTTTATGTCTTTTCCACTTATTTGGTTAATTTGTAACTACTGCCAAAACCAAAGTGCAAGGCAGGATGATGTGGAAGCGGTTCTGCTTCTTCCTTGTTAGTCCTGGCCTTGACCCCAATTCTTTTAGAAAGGTGACAGTAGGAAGGTAAGCATGGGCCTAAGCACAAATGTGGGACTGTACTAGTCCTAGAGAGGTCAGAAATAGATAAGGAAGTTTTAGGAAGGACTAGTGTGGATCTAAACTGCTGTATTCTTTCACTTCTACAATTGCTTGAAGAGTACCAGGAGTAAACCTTTGTTTTAGAGCAATCTCCCTCACTTCCCTACCATGGTTTTAACTGGgttaaacatttaatttctcttggGCTGGAGAGAATTCCTGAATTTCTCATCAGATTTGATctggtctcttttttttttttttagcttgagATTGAGTATTGTCATATTCACCACCAGGCAAACTGGACATGGCAGCTGTCACTTTGCTATCTGAACAAAGTTGTGAGTGTCATCCGAGGTACACTGGAGTAACCAGGACTGACTaaaggcactgccaggctgaCATGAGCCCTGCATGACTCTGAAAACACACTTGGATAAATGTGCTTCAGGTATATAAATTATCCTTTACTGCCTTTGTTTGGGCAAGTAAATCAAAGCCTCCACTAGGAGTTGGAGCCCACCCGTTCTGATGTCCTTGGCAAAAACCAAATCCTGCCCTGTAGTAAATATGTGGTTTTTGCAATTCCTGTGATGAGAGCCTTTATTCTTAGCCTGGTAAATCTCAATCTGTGTCCAAAGTAAAATAATTGCCTCAAACCTACCTGTGGGATTAACTGCAAAGCCAAGAGCCTTGACACTGCCATCGACACCTCCGAGTAGGTGGCTCCAGTGACTGCCTTGACTCTCGGGATGTAGTCTGTGTAGTTGCACTTGAGTTCCACAGCATCCTCAGAAGAATTGACTTTTGGCAGAAATCTCAGAGCAGATGCCATGGCTTTTGTAACTTCTGCACACGTGTCGTAGATCTCATAGCCCAGAGTAACTCCAGATAACAGCGTTGAGTTGTTGATGGTTTCAATAGCGTGTATCATTGCAAGAGTCTGAAGAAAAACTTGAATTTCAAAGCTGTCAGAGAAACATAGATggtattttttagaaaaaagtCTGTTTTGAGCATATCCCTTAGAATTCTACATCTCCTGAGAAGAACTGATAGGTAGTAAGTTTTGTGTGATTGGTTTGGGTTTAGCATACAAAAGATTAAAACCAATACAATCTTTTCTCATTAATGGGAGACTaagtaaaataaacacaaaacttAAAATGTACCTGAACAAAAGTGTTTTTCTGGAACAGAAAAAGGTAGtaaaagtttaattttcatGAATTTACATGAAAATTTGCAAGTGATATCTTCAGGAAGCATCTGTCAGAGTCAGTAAAAATATTCTAGTTGACTACACCTGCCcagtaagtttttaaaaaatgtatttattttcaccAAAAGCAtgaagcaaagaaaaggaagtactaaatatttcagaatagaagaaaatatttcagaggtcAAGGTCTCTATTGGTTGCATTGGTGTCTCTAAAATACTCTTCAGACCTGATGAAGTTAGCCCAGATTTTTCCTCTCATCTCCAGTGGATGTTGTAACAGGTGATTAATCAGAACTGAGCTAGCACAAAATGCCTCTAATATAACCAACCCTCCTCCCAGGCAAGTTTCTCTAAAGATTACAAATCTTGTGAACGAAATTAAATTTAAGATGGACTTGAGGTAATTTATGTTTCCATAGAGAAATAATGGAAGACAGACAAAATTAGCAACTTAATCAACATTTTGACATAAATCCAGATGGATACTTGCATGCCTAGCTGATTATTAGATTCAGATGTGGGATTAAGTTgtaaaatccaaataaaatttcTGGATTTAAAcctgtatttcaatttttaaaaatgcatgtttgGAATTCCTGGTCTTAGGAAAGGTTTATTAtgcacttaaaataaaattcttcacCAGGTTTCCTTTTTATGCATTCCAGAAAAATGGACGTTTGAAGCACAGTAGGATTTGGAGCCAACAGAATAAATATTCTGATGCACAGAATGCATGCATGACAGGGTGTTTATAGATACACTATAGGCTATATATGTAGGCTATCCTACAATGTAAAGCCACAATTATAATTCCAAGTGTaataattacagtaattttaaaaatagctacatttaaaaaataactacaGTGTCATCATCAAGGTACTTTCAGAGATTATAACTGAACTGCCCAAGAGATGGGAGGCAGACTTTACTATGGGCCTGGTTAAGATTGAATGGTCTGCCTGTGTTCAAATCATGTATGTTCAGCCTCATAACAAATAATGACTAGATCCCCAGCTGAGTCCTTTAGACCTGTAGCAAATTAGCATTTCCATGGAAACCAGATGATAACACAAACATTCAAGTCTATTTTATTATCTGTGAAGATTGaaatagaagtattttttattgTAACTTGGCCGTGTTTTGTCACCCTGTATTAATTTACCTGAAATTTGTGTGATGTCCAAGGAATTTTTAAAGACTAAGCAAAGTAAGAGAACCAGAATTTGTTGACCTTAATGTAAGAGTTACATGTCCAGTCTCTTCTTTATTATATGTGTAATTTCCAGTATTACTCACCCAGCACAGTTCTGAATTACTGGCTTGATGGGATCTCCTTCTGGATGCAGCATTTCGCTGTGAACTGCAAACAAGCCTCCAATAATGATGTCCCCCGGAGAGCTGGCACCCACAAAGTCTGCATTCTGGCAGGAGAGAGCGATGTCGGTGCTGATCACAAAGCAGGGGATCAAAAAGATAACAAATGCCATGTGTCTGTTTTGCCTGAGCTGTCTGTTTTGCTCGCTCACTCCCAGCTTTGAGTCAATCAAGCTGCAGCGCCAACAAGGGCTCCTGTGTCATTTGTAAAGAGCAACAAAGGACAAAGCCTGCACTCAAAAGCTGGTCACACCTCATAAGGTGCTTGTATTTGCCTCACTGGACAAGGCAGGTATTTTATTGAAGGTACTAAAGCAGTGTTGTCACATAAAATGTGAGGGTGCAGGGGTGTGAgagtggagagagagagggagaaacaTAAATGAGTTTAAAAGGAAATGCTGGACATTAAATCTCTTATGCTGTGTTCAAAGTTTCTGATACCTTATCTGAAACACATGGCAAATATTTTGGTATAAATCTGGGCTTGTTTTGAATTCCTTCCAACTGAGTGCAATGTGGAAAGAAGTAATCATGTAATATGATAATCACGTAATATGGTAATAGTGATACTGCTGTGACAATGTTTTAAGAGTCTGGTCCAAAGAATGCTAAAATATAAAAGTCTCTGGTTcaaaaatcccaatcccaaactAAAAAAAGACTGTTTTTCTCTCAAACCCttatatgttttaaaatccttgtataaaaattatttggataaGTTAATATTCATGGTTCTGAGGCACAGGTCCTAGGGACTTCAGTGGGCTTTGGATCAGGTTCTGTATTTACAAACCAGGCCAAATCTGCTGCAGTTAATGTGATAAACACAGAACAGGGGGAAACAATAACATTAGTCCAagtttttgctttcttccccGTCTGACTGAGTGCAcgaacagcagctcctgtgctgtgggaggaaTGGGAAGTGGCTGTTCTCACCACCACTGGTCCCTTCAGATTCACAGGAatcagctgctgtgccagaagGGAACTCAGGGAAAAAAGATGCAGAGGCTGGACTCTCAACTTTCATCAACCCCAACCTTAAACATCAAAGTGAACCTCCTTAGGACAGAAACATGACTTATGCTAATGAACAGTACCAATTTGTGTGAGGGACACAGATCTGACTAAAATCCCTCTCTGTTTCTGACATTggtttatttcctgttttcttttaatggcTTATTCAGATTTTGCTTCTTTTGGCAGTATGCCAAAACACTCCCAAAAGAATGGGCTCAGTCATAGTATTTATTGTCTGTGATTGTATGAAATCTAGGTTTACATAGAAAATTTCAACCAAAGTTTATTTACTGGCAAAGAAAATTAGGAATGGGATGTCTGTTATGCATTCTTTCTGATAAGGATAATGCATACTGtataaatta belongs to Oenanthe melanoleuca isolate GR-GAL-2019-014 chromosome 3, OMel1.0, whole genome shotgun sequence and includes:
- the GPRC6A gene encoding LOW QUALITY PROTEIN: G-protein coupled receptor family C group 6 member A (The sequence of the model RefSeq protein was modified relative to this genomic sequence to represent the inferred CDS: inserted 2 bases in 1 codon), coding for MAFVIFLIPCFVISTDIALSCQNADFVGASSPGDIIIGGLFAVHSEMLHPEGDPIKPVIQNCAGFEIQVFLQTLAMIHAIETINNSTLLSGVTLGYEIYDTCAEVTKAMASALRFLPKVNSSEDAVELKCNYTDYIPRVKAVTGATYSEVSMAVSRLLALQLIPQVSPASSAEILSDKIRFPSFFRTIPSDFHQTRAMTRLICESGWNWIGVIATDDDNGRFALESFGVQAMANNVCIAFKEMLPAYLSDSTFHTKVDHAIEKIVKETRVNVIVVFMRQFHVLKLFKKAIERNVNKIWIASDNWSGAVKISTIPNIRQLGTVVGFGFKSGDISSFQEFLRNLHEKPTENNKFLREYVILSSVCAHLEYHDFQKCIASQSQDNLLENDGSKPQIWRDDFLSANVEPGFIRSTTLAVYAIAHAIKGQCKDRDCRDPSAFTPWELLEELKKVVIIDDDKEVKFDSNGDMNISYDVLLWKEIDGHMEITTVAEYDADKGGFIFEDEEKKKDFLALKKIQSTCSQHCRPGQVKKVTESPHTCCYECIYCPENHYSNKTDMDYCYRCNNKTYWAPTNSSTCYRKTIYFLAWTDWFAVFLLLLSAFGVVLVLSICVIFTKNLDTPVVKASGGLTVCYIILFSHFLIFLSTIFFIDVPTEFKCKTRQALFGISFTLCISCILIKSLKILLAFSFDPKLQNFLKCMYKPIPTVVTCTGIQVIICTFWLIFRTPFVSQNFSIPRAIILECNEGSIVAFGIMLGYIAALAFICFIXLPENYNEAKFITFGMLIYFIAWIVFIPVYATTFGKYLPAVEIIVVLISNYGILCCTFLPKCYIIIYKQETNTKSAFLKMVYTYSSKSAGSVAVSQISLDSKSSSFRATVTDSCKTENDSVNGNCHFQVPGQPLIKGKVLPKNAARTMVRKRVSSI